A region from the Nematostella vectensis chromosome 13, jaNemVect1.1, whole genome shotgun sequence genome encodes:
- the LOC5518086 gene encoding actin-related protein 2/3 complex subunit 4, whose amino-acid sequence MAATLRPYLNAVRSTLTAAMCLENFDSQVVERHNKPEVEVRSSKELLLTPLVISRNEKEKVLIEGSINSMRISIAVKQADEIEKILCKKFMRFMMMRAENFFVLRRKPVEGYDISFLITNFHTEQMFKHKLVDFVIQFMEEIDKEISEMKLSLNARARICAEEFLKNF is encoded by the coding sequence ATGGCTGCAACATTAAGGCCGTACCTGAATGCTGTGCGTTCAACGCTCACAGCTGCTATGTGCTTGGAGAATTTCGACTCACAGGTCGTGGAGAGACACAACAAGCCCGAAGTCGAGGTGCGCAGTTCAAAGGAGCTGCTTCTTACTCCATTGGTCATCAGCCGAAACGAGAAAGAGAAAGTCTTGATTGAGGGCTCTATTAACTCCATGAGAATCAGTATCGCAGTGAAACAAGCCGACGAGATAGAAAAAATCCTGTGCAAGAAATTTATGCGTTTTATGATGATGAGAGCGGAGAATTTCTTCGTACTTCGTCGCAAACCCGTTGAAGGTTATGATATCAGCTTTCTGATTACAAATTTTCACACAGAGCAAATGTTTAAACACAAGCTTGTCGACTTCGTGATTCAGTTCATGGAAGAAATTGATAAGGAAATAAGCGAGATGAAGCTTTCTCTCAACGCAAGGGCGCGTATTTGTGCTGAGGAATTTTTAAAGAACTTTTGA
- the LOC125559167 gene encoding piggyBac transposable element-derived protein 4-like: MGGVDRADQLRSFYSSGWQSRKWYKYVFWFLFNLAVTNAFVLEGFKRQLQGKAKRTVIVFKTELAQSLIAKFNSRKRPRVPAPPTPQNIPASAHVATHVEGRKRACVLCSKKGKTTPKGYKIETYYECAVCKVGLCRKGCHQAFHEMDHGTA, encoded by the coding sequence ATGGGAGGAGTTGACCGCGCGGACCAGCTCCGATCGTTTTATTCCTCGGGCTGGCAATCGCGTAAATGGTATAAATACGTGTTTTGGTTTTTGTTCAATCTGGCAGTGACAAACGCATTCGTCCTTGAAGGATTTAAGCGCCAATTACAAGGAAAGGCGAAGAGGACTGTTATCGTTTTCAAGACAGAACTAGCGCAATCGCTTATTGCTAAGTTCAACTCGAGAAAGCGCCCACGAGTCCCTGCTCCCCCAACTCCCCAGAACATCCCAGCCTCAGCTCATGTCGCCACTCATGTAGAAGGAAGGAAGAGGGCATGTGTTCTTTGCAGCAAGAAGGGAAAAACGACCCCGAAAGGCTACAAGATCGAGACGTACTATGAGTGCGCGGTCTGCAAAGTCGGTCTCTGTCGTAAAGGTTGCCACCAGGCATTCCATGAAATGGACCATGGCACGGCATAA